One Pocillopora verrucosa isolate sample1 chromosome 10, ASM3666991v2, whole genome shotgun sequence genomic window carries:
- the LOC136283872 gene encoding uncharacterized protein, producing MPPKHRAIRRPKRKFSGNQFTKPSKENAKRTKEAKEEAHGSNTLGQHTKKSVSSEKLLLKSDAMESKPGKVEEPYEEEATLTGFRFVDMELLGMAFSAMRCADCGEFSIVLSENHLERKGCASSLRVFCESCGWKHEFWTSKKQTLSFEANRRLVYSMRSIGRGHSGAKKFCSLMNMPPPPTAMAYQKNARTIAKHVKVIAKDGMSSAAKEIRDAQHAREDDLVNCGVSCDGTWQKRGYSSQNGCVIVMSIDTGKVLDAEPLTKVCKKCQLHSHLDKDSEEYHRWRAEHNNCKANYKGSAPAMESEGADRIFRRSVATHKLRYTDLYSDGDSKSYNRVKDVYSADGIQIAKKECIGHVQKRVGTALRKLKKETPALGGKGKLTDAMIDKLQNYYGIAIRSNVGDLNGMRKAIHASFFHCASSERRDLHTHCPTGPSSWCGFKRDRNSFKHSPGLPDAVIAKVKPVYQRLSEDSLLEKCLHGKTQNQNEAVNGMVWERIPKEVFVGADLLEFGLFDAISHFNIGARTVLLLLKALKISPGKYTEEGCRHLDMDQICGAEYKHSEERKKRRKVLRGQRKKKEDKNQQAEGVTYAAGAF from the coding sequence ATGCCTCCGAAGCATCGTGCAATAAGGCGTCCTAAAAGGAAGTTTTCGGGAAATCAATTCACGAAACCTTCGAAAGAAAATGCCAAGAGGACGAAAGAAGCGAAAGAAGAAGCACATGGTTCGAACACCCTCGGTCAACATACTAAGAAGTCTGTGTCTTCGGAAAAGCTTTTGCTTAAGTCCGATGCCATGGAATCAAAACCTGGCAAAGTTGAAGAACCTTACGAAGAGGAGGCAACATTAACGGGCTTCAGGTTTGTCGACATGGAGCTACTCGGCATGGCATTTTCTGCCATGAGGTGTGCTGATTGTGGAGAATTCAGCATCGTGCTTTCGGAAAACCACTTAGAAAGGAAGGGATGTGCTTCGAGTCTTCGAGTCTTTTGCGAGAGTTGTGGCTGGAAACATGAGTTTTGGACATCTAAAAAGCAGACTTTAAGTTTTGAGGCGAATAGGCGTTTAGTGTATTCCATGAGATCGATAGGAAGAGGGCACAGTGGAGCGAAGAAATTTTGCTCATTAATGAATATGCCACCGCCTCCAACAGCAATGGCATatcaaaaaaatgcaagaacGATTGCTAAACATGTGAAAGTTATTGCTAAGGATGGTATGTCCAGTGCAGCAAAAGAAATCAGGGATGCCCAGCATGCTCGTGAAGATGATTTAGTGAATTGTGGCGTTTCATGTGACGGTACCTGGCAGAAGAGAGGATATTCTTCACAGAATGGTTGCGTGATTGTCATGTCAATTGATACTGGTAAAGTTTTGGATGCAGAACCTCTCACTAAAGTTTGTAAAAAATGTCAGCTTCACTCCCATTTAGATAAAGACAGTGAGGAGTACCATAGATGGAGGGCAGAACACAATAACTGTAAAGCTAATTATAAGGGCTCTGCCCCAGCCATGGAATCAGAGGGTGCAGATCGTATTTTTAGACGGTCTGTTGCAACTCACAAGCTTCGTTATACTGACTTGTATTCAGATGGTGACAGCAAAAGTTACAATAGAGTCAAGGATGTTTACTCTGCAGATGGAATACAAATTGCTAAGAAAGAATGTATAGGACATGTGCAAAAACGAGTTGGCACAGCACtcagaaaactaaagaaagaaactccTGCTCTCGGTGGGAAAGGAAAACTCACTGATGCCATGATTGATAAACTTCAGAACTACTATGGAATTGCTATTCGTTCTAATGTTGGAGACTTGAATGGAATGAGAAAGGCAATACATGCAAGTTTCTTCCATTGTGCCTCAAGTGAACGGCGTGATCTTCACACCCACTGTCCAACTGGACCCTCGAGCTGGTGTGGTTTCAAGCGAGACAGAAACAGTTTTAAACATTCTCCTGGTTTGCCTGATGCTGTGATTGCAAAAGTCAAACCTGTATACCAAAGATTAAGTGAAGATTCTTTGTTAGAAAAATGCCTCCATGGAAAAACCCAAAACCAGAATGAAGCTGTAAATGGAATGGTGTGGGAGCGCATTCCCAAGGAAGTTTTCGTGGGAGCTGACTTGCTGGAATTTGGCTTGTTTGATGCCATAAGCCACTTCAATATTGGAGCAAGGACTGTTCTACTGCTTCTAAAAGCACTCAAAATTTCCCCAGGAAAATACACAGAAGAGGGGTGTAGGCACCTTGACATGGATCAAATTTGTGGTGCTGAGTACAAACACAgcgaggaaaggaaaaagaggagaaaGGTCCTAAGgggacaaagaaagaagaaagaagacaagaacCAACAAGCAGAGGGTGTTACTTATGCTGCTGGAGCATTTTAA
- the LOC131775087 gene encoding tetratricopeptide repeat protein 28-like produces MAESNLPTTGEELEVKKEFSATATEKSQVTSSDAELNVDNDLLRGIAKVCLEEGNKEYTRGEANNAINSYTEGLQVNCKDKRLNAKLYSNRATANFHLANYVECLDDATVAVQLEPTLIKAIKKVINYQAPPIILSFSGARACVELCWYKEIENNNKRLLQLLRKTNAELIVKANSSCNLGNAYQGLGQFKTAIQYHQRHLEIVKEVGDKAGEGKSYCNLGNAYRSLGEFKTAIQYHQRQLKIAKEVAGKALEGKSYGGLGNAHQGLGQFQTAMQYHQRHLEIAKEVRDKAGEGKSYGNLGIAYYSLGNFKTAIRYNQRHLEIAKEVRDKAGEGKSYEIAKEVGDKAGEGKSYGNLGIAYYSLGEFKTAIQYHQRDLEIAKEVGDKAGEGKSYGNLGNAYQGLGEFKTAIQYHQRGLEIAKEVGDKAGEGKSYGNLGIAYYSLGEFKTAIQYHQRDLEIAKEVGDKAGEGKSYGNLGNAYQGLGEFKTAIQYHQRGLEIAKEVGDKAGEGKSYGYLGIAYYSLGEFKTAIQYHQRHLEIAKEVGDKAGEGKSYGNLGIAYYSLGEFKTAIQYHQRHLEIAKEVGDKDGEGKSYCNLGVAYYSLGEFKTAIQYHQRHLEIAKEVGDKAGEGKSYCNLGVAYYSLGEFKTAIQYHQRHLEISEEVGDKAGEGKSYCNLGVAYYSLGEFKTAIQYHQRHLEISEEVGDKAGEGKSYCNLGIAYYSLGEFKTAIQYHQRDLEIAKEVGDKAGEGKSYCHLGVAYYSLGEFKTAIHLGEFKTAIQYHQRQLKIASEVGDKALEGKGYSGLGNAYRGLGEFKTAIQYHQRGLEIAKEVGDKAGEGKSYGNLGIAYQILGEFKTAIQYHQRQLKIASEVGDKALEGKGYSGLGNAYRGLGEFKTAIHLGEFKTAIQYHQRQLKIASEVGDKALEGKGYSGLGNAYRGLGEFKTAIQYHQRGLEIAKEVGDKAGEGKSYGNLGIAYKSLGEFKTAIQYHQRGLEIAKEVGDKAGEGKSYGNLGIAYQILGEFKTAIQYHQRQLKIASEVGDKALEGKGYSGLGNAYQGLGQFKAAMQYHQRGLEIAKEVGDKAGEGKSYGNLGNAYQGLGQFKAAIQYHQRHLEIAKEVGDKAGEGISFCLLGEIHLRQRELKTAIECYQRHLEVSKEVGDKNGEACSLCSLGISFECQGNLTRAFDCYYSSVELYDDIRASLQLNDQWKICYRNQHQVAYKGLWRINFNRGQVVKALLAAEKGRAQALRDLMVTKYQPGDSLTPSASRISLRWVPLSTVFVAISGPCVYFWVCLSENNIQMRKVHVNNYKYEDELEFFIQVLNKTALKEIGARDTVTIENPPLDSPTEEEVANDVIGVDVRHSQSSALKKLHDIIVTPIADLIEGNDEITFIPEGPFCLVPYTALQDSNSSYLSDSFRIRMLPSLTTLQLIHDCPADFHMKTGALLVGDPCFKYIIYEGTLLVQLPGARKEVEMIGRILNVSPLTGEMATKQEVLKRISSVALVHVAAHGKKETGEVILAPNATRENPQPQEKDYLLTMKDVIEAGLRARLVVLSCCHTARGEVMAEGVVGMARALLAAGARSVVVTLWAIGDEGTLEFMSFFYHALAKGKKASEALNQAMKCMREIEKFKEVIYWAPFVLIGDDVQLDFKDISKLN; encoded by the exons atggcagaaagcaACCTCCCAACGACGGGAGAAGAACTGGAGGTGAAAAAAGAGTTTTCAGCTACAG CGACAGAGAAAAGTCAAGTTACGTCAAGTGACGCTGAACTGAATGTAGACAATGACCTTTTAAGAG GGATTGCGAAAGTAtgtctcgaggaaggtaacaaagaatacacacgaggagaagctaataacgcgataaactcctacacggaaggactCCAAGTcaactgcaaagataaacgactgaacgccaagctttacagcaacagggcaacagctaatttccatttgg CAAACTACGTGGAATGTCtggatgatgcaacagttgcagttcaattggaacccactttaatcaaagctattaagaaag TGATAAATTACCAAGCACCACCAATTATTCTCTCattttcaggagccagagcttgtgtcgaactttgcTGGTATAAAGAG attgaaaataacaacaaacgtCTGCTTCAATTACTAAGGAAAACTAATGCTGAACTAATAGTCAAAGCAAACAGTTcttgcaatctcggcaacgcttatcaaggtctgggacagttcaaaacagccatccagtaccatcaacgtcatctagaaattgttaaagaagtgggagacaaggccggagagggaaaaagttattgcaatctcggcaacgcttatagaAGTCtgggagagttcaaaacagccatccagtaccatcaacgtcaactaaaaattgccaaagaagtggcaGGCAAGGCCCtggagggaaaaagttatggcggtctcggcaacgcacATCAAGGTCTGGGACAGTTCCAAACAGCCATgcagtaccatcaacgtcatctagaaattgctaaagaagtgagagacaaggccggagagggaaaaagttatggcaatctcggcatcgCTTATTACAGTctaggaaattttaaaacagccatccgaTACaatcaacgtcatctagaaattgctaaagaagtgagagacaaggccggagagggaaaaagttatg aaattgctaaagaagtgggagacaaggccggagagggaaaaagttatggcaatctcggcatcgCCTAttacagtctaggagagttcaaaacagccatccagtaccatcaacgtgatctagaaattgctaaagaagtgggagacaaggccggagagggaaaaagttatggcaatctcggcaacgcatATCAAGGTCtgggagagttcaaaacagccatccagtaccatcaacgtggtctagaaattgctaaagaagtgggagacaaggccggagagggaaaaagttatggcaatctcggcatcgCCTAttacagtctaggagagttcaaaacagccatccagtaccatcaacgtgatctagaaattgctaaagaagtgggagacaaggccggagagggaaaaagttatggcaatctcggcaacgcatATCAAGGTCtgggagagttcaaaacagccatccagtaccatcaacgtggtctagaaattgctaaagaagtgggagacaaggccggagagggaaaaagttatggctaTCTCGGCATCGCCTAttacagtctaggagagttcaaaacagccatccagtaccatcaacgtcatctagaaattgctaaagaagtgggagacaaggccggagagggaaaaagttatggcaatctcggcatcgCCTAttacagtctaggagagttcaaaacagccatccagtaccatcaacgtcatctagaaattgctaaagaagtgggagacaaggacggagagggaaaaagttattgcaaccTCGGCGTCGCTTAttacagtctaggagagtttaaaacagccatccagtaccatcaacgtcatctagaaattgctaaagaagtgggagacaaggccggagagggaaaaagttattgcaatctcggcgtCGCTTAttacagtctaggagagtttaaaacagccatccagtaccatcaacgtcatctagaaatttctgaagaagtgggagacaaggccggagagggaaaaagttattgcaatctcggcgtCGCTTAttacagtctaggagagtttaaaacagccatccagtaccatcaacgtcatctagaaatttctgaagaagtgggagacaaggccggagagggaaaaagttattgcaatctcggcatcGCTTAttacagtctaggagagtttaaaacagccatccagtaccatcaacgtgatctagaaattgctaaagaagtgggagacaaggccggagagggaaaaagttattgccaTCTCGGCGTCGCTTAttacagtctaggagagtttaaaacagccatcca tctaggagagttcaaaacagccatccagtaccatcaacgtcaacTTAAAATTGCTAgcgaagtgggagacaaggccctagagggaaaaggttatagcggtctcggcaacgcatATCGAGGTCtgggagagttcaaaacagccatccagtaccatcaacgtggtctagaaattgctaaagaagtgggagacaaggccggagagggaaaaagttatggcaatctcggcatcgCTTATCAAattctaggagagttcaaaacagccatccagtaccatcaacgtcaacTTAAAATTGCTAgcgaagtgggagacaaggccctagagggaaaaggttatagcggtctcggcaacgcatATCGAGGTCtgggagagttcaaaacagccatcca tctaggagagtttaaaacagccatccagtaccatcaacgtcaacTAAAAATTGCTAgcgaagtgggagacaaggccctagagggaaaaggttatagcggtctcggcaacgcatATCGAGGTCtgggagagttcaaaacagccatccagtaccatcaacgtggtctagaaattgctaaagaagtgggagacaaggccggagagggaaaaagttatggcaatctcggcatcgCTTATAaaagtctaggagagttcaaaacagccatccagtaccatcaacgtggtctagaaattgctaaagaagtgggagacaaggccggagagggaaaaagttatggcaatctcggcatcgCTTATCAAattctaggagagttcaaaacagccatccagtaccatcaacgtcaacTTAAAATTGCTAgcgaagtgggagacaaggccctagagggaaaaggttatagcggtctcggcaacgcatatcaaggtctaggacagttcaaagcAGCCATgcagtaccatcaacgtggtctagaaattgctaaagaagtgggagacaaggctggagagggaaaaagttatggaaatctcggAAACGCATATCAAGGTCTTGGACAGTTCAAagcagccatccagtaccatcaacgtcatctagaaattgctaaagaagtgggagacaaggcaggagagggaatcagttttTGCCTTCTCGGCGAGATTCATCTTCGTCAAAGAGAGTTGAAAACGGCAATCGAGTGttatcaacgtcatctagaagtatccaaagaagtgggagataagaaTGGAGAGGCGTGCTCACTCTGTTCCCTTGGAATCAGTtttgagtgccaaggaaatcttaCGAGGGCCTTTGACTGTTATTACTCGAGTGTagaattgtatgatgatatcagggccagtcttcaactcaacgatcagtggaagatttgttatcgtaatcagcaccaagtagcatacaaaggtttgtggcgtataaatTTCAATCGAGGTCAAGTTGTGAAGGCTCTTCTTGCcgcagagaaaggacgtgctcaagctctgagagatctcatggtCACAAAATACCAGCCTGGAGATTCTTTAACGCCCAGCGCATCCCGCATTTCTCTTAGGTGGGTTCCATTGAGCACAGTTTTCGTAGCTATTAGTGGACCGtgcgtttacttctgggtttgcctcagtgaaaATAATATCCAGATGAGAAAAGTACACGTgaacaattacaagtatgagGATGAGTTGGAATTTTTCATCCAGgtactgaacaaaactgctcttaAGGAGATCGGCGCAAGAGATACTGTTACCATCGAGAATCCTCCGCTTGACTCGCCGACAGAAGAGGAAGTGGCCAATGATGTGATCGGAGTTGATGTGAGACActcccaatcaagtgctttaaagaagctgcatgacatcatcgttactcctattgctgacctgATCGAAGGCAACGACGAGATCACATTCATTCCAgaggggccattttgccttgtaccttatACAGCGTTGCAGGACTCCAACTCATCATATctaagtgattctttcagaattcgtaTGCTTCCCTCCCTGACGACCTTGCAACTAATccatgattgtccagctgactttcacatgaagactggtgcattgcttgttggcgacccatgtttcaaatACATCATCTATGAGGGAACACTTTTGGTGCAACTCccaggagcaaggaaagaagtggagatgatcggacgtatcctAAATGTCTCCCCCCTtactggagaaatggcaacaaaacaggaagtgttaaaacgaatatcatcagtggcgtTAGTTCATGTTGCAGCGCACGGTAAAAaggaaactggagaagttatcctggcaccaaacgcCACAAGAGAAAATcctcagccgcaagagaaagactatctactgacgatgaaagatgtcatagaagctgggttgcgagcacgcctggttgtacttagctgctgtcacactgctcgtggggaggtcatggccgagggtgtagtcggcatggcgcgtgcacttttggctgccggtgccagatctgttgtggtaaccttgtgggcgattggcgacgagggaaccctggagttcatgagtttcttctaccATGCACTGgccaaaggcaagaaggcaagtgaagctctcaatcaggccatgaagtgtatgagagaaattgaaaagttcaaggaggtgatttactgggcaccatttgtactcattggtgacgacgtcCAGCTGGATTTCAAAGATATTTCGAAGCTGAA ttaa